From Verrucomicrobiota bacterium, one genomic window encodes:
- the kdpC gene encoding K(+)-transporting ATPase subunit C yields MKELFSHLRGAVMSTLVLAAVCCGVYPLIVFGIAQAAFRDQANGSLIVDRNGTVRGSKLLGQGFTADKYFHPRPSAAGNGYDAANSGGSNLGPTSQKLNDAIKEWIAAYRKENGLKDTEPVPADAVTASGSGLDPHISVPNAELQLARVAKARGFDLQRVRALIEQNTAKPDFGLLGDSGVNVVLLNLALDSQTAKP; encoded by the coding sequence ATGAAAGAACTATTTTCTCATCTTCGCGGTGCCGTAATGTCCACGCTGGTCCTGGCCGCCGTCTGTTGCGGCGTGTACCCTTTGATTGTGTTTGGCATCGCCCAGGCGGCCTTTCGCGATCAGGCCAACGGCAGCCTGATCGTGGACCGAAATGGCACGGTGCGCGGCTCTAAATTGCTTGGCCAGGGCTTCACGGCGGACAAGTACTTTCACCCGCGCCCCTCGGCGGCGGGCAATGGCTACGATGCCGCCAACTCCGGTGGCAGCAACCTGGGGCCGACTTCGCAAAAGCTGAATGATGCCATTAAAGAATGGATCGCGGCCTATCGGAAGGAGAACGGGCTGAAGGATACCGAGCCCGTTCCTGCCGATGCCGTCACCGCGTCAGGCAGCGGCCTGGACCCGCATATTAGTGTGCCGAACGCCGAACTGCAATTGGCGCGTGTCGCGAAGGCTCGCGGATTTGATCTGCAAAGAGTCCGCGCATTGATTGAGCAAAATACCGCCAAACCTGATTTCGGTTTGCTCGGAGATTCCGGCGTGAATGTGGTTCTCCTGAATCTCGCACTCGACTCACAGACCGCGAAGCCTTGA
- a CDS encoding sensor histidine kinase KdpD, with protein MDEMRPNPDVLLASLQKQDAQAKRGKLKVFLGMAPGVGKTYAMLEAARREQAAGRDVVIGYVETHRRKETDALTEGLPIIPRQNTEYRGVALAEMDLDAVLARRPQLALVDEFAHTNAPGSRHPKRYQDVLELLEAGMDVFTTLNIQHIESRAEAVRQITGVNIRETLPDTALDGADLELVDLPPEELRARLAAGKVYLPESAQAAQEHFFRAGNLAALRELALRFAAEQVGQDVLAYRQAYHIGDPWKSGQRLLVAVSPSPSSASLVRWTRRLAGELQAPWVAVYVEGTHPLNEEEQARLARHLALARELGAQVITTTDEDAVRGILRTAREQNTTQLVVGKPVGWRVLDLLRGGSLLNRLIRESGQIDVHAVRAESDDTVLRSPSAPPLERADARNYLLALSVVAGVTGLNALLQRELGYQSLALIYLFSVVVLAMFVGRGPTLAAATLTALLWNFFFVPPIFTFRISGATDTMLFFTYFAVALAMGHLAARLRAQQAAERRREERATALYLLTRELAGASDFADLLAIVVREVAKASQAEVALSLLDEAQVGRLTPYFASTWTMSEKEESVALWAFAHRQPAGRLTTTLPSAEGLHLPLVAGERAVGVLSLRFRDAVPLSPAQRDLMDTFVRQIALVLDRQRLRDAEQEAKLLAESERLSKTLLNSISHEMRTPIAAITSAASSLSESGGGGSREFQQTMTGEIQEAAGRLNRLVGNLLNMTRLEAGYVKARLDWCDVHDLIQVTIKEIQKDMAQHLVTVEIPSGLPLARMDFVLLQQALTNLLLNAATHTPPGTAVQVHVSTENKTLVIAVADTGPGLAPDIVERVFDKFYRAPSAAAGGTGLGLSIVKGFMEAQGGRVQAANRPGGGAVFTLRLPLGDPPPVTPEVNP; from the coding sequence ATGGACGAAATGCGCCCTAATCCAGACGTGCTGCTGGCATCCCTGCAAAAGCAGGACGCTCAGGCGAAGCGCGGCAAGCTGAAGGTGTTCCTCGGCATGGCGCCGGGCGTGGGCAAGACCTATGCCATGCTGGAAGCGGCTCGCCGTGAACAGGCCGCCGGACGCGACGTGGTGATTGGCTACGTGGAAACCCATCGGCGCAAGGAAACCGACGCTCTGACCGAGGGTCTGCCGATTATTCCCCGGCAAAACACCGAATATCGTGGAGTGGCGCTGGCGGAGATGGATCTTGATGCGGTGTTGGCGCGGCGACCGCAACTTGCGCTGGTGGATGAGTTCGCCCATACCAACGCGCCCGGATCGCGCCATCCCAAACGCTATCAGGACGTGCTGGAACTGCTCGAAGCGGGCATGGACGTGTTCACCACGCTGAACATTCAGCACATCGAAAGCCGCGCGGAGGCGGTGCGACAAATCACCGGTGTCAATATTCGCGAGACCCTGCCCGACACGGCGTTGGATGGTGCTGATTTGGAGCTGGTGGATCTGCCCCCCGAGGAATTGCGCGCCCGGCTGGCCGCCGGCAAGGTGTATCTCCCGGAATCCGCCCAGGCGGCGCAGGAGCATTTCTTCCGCGCTGGCAACCTGGCCGCGTTGCGTGAATTGGCGTTGCGTTTCGCCGCTGAGCAAGTCGGCCAGGATGTGCTCGCCTACCGGCAGGCGTATCACATCGGCGATCCTTGGAAATCCGGCCAGCGCTTGCTGGTCGCGGTGAGCCCGAGTCCTTCCTCGGCGTCGCTCGTGCGCTGGACGCGCCGGCTGGCCGGGGAATTGCAGGCGCCTTGGGTGGCGGTGTATGTGGAAGGCACCCATCCGCTGAATGAGGAAGAGCAGGCGCGGCTGGCGCGCCACCTGGCGCTGGCCCGGGAACTCGGAGCCCAAGTCATCACGACCACCGATGAGGATGCGGTTCGGGGCATTCTCCGCACCGCCCGCGAGCAAAACACGACGCAGCTCGTGGTGGGAAAACCCGTGGGTTGGCGGGTGCTTGATCTGCTCCGCGGCGGCTCGCTGCTGAACCGGCTGATCCGCGAAAGTGGCCAAATTGACGTCCATGCGGTGCGTGCTGAAAGCGATGATACCGTATTGCGTTCGCCGTCCGCGCCACCCTTGGAGCGTGCCGATGCTCGTAATTACTTGCTGGCGCTCAGCGTGGTCGCCGGGGTCACGGGTCTCAATGCCCTGCTGCAACGTGAGCTGGGGTATCAATCCCTGGCGTTGATTTATCTTTTCAGTGTGGTGGTGCTGGCCATGTTTGTTGGTCGCGGTCCCACCCTGGCGGCGGCGACGCTCACCGCGTTGTTGTGGAATTTCTTTTTCGTGCCGCCCATCTTCACGTTTCGCATCAGCGGGGCAACGGACACGATGCTGTTTTTCACCTACTTTGCCGTGGCTTTGGCGATGGGGCATCTGGCCGCCCGGCTGCGCGCCCAACAGGCCGCCGAACGCCGGCGCGAAGAGCGCGCCACGGCGCTGTACCTGCTGACCCGCGAGCTGGCCGGTGCCTCCGACTTTGCCGATCTGCTGGCCATTGTGGTCCGCGAGGTGGCCAAGGCATCCCAGGCCGAGGTGGCGCTTTCCTTGCTGGACGAAGCGCAAGTCGGCCGGCTGACCCCTTACTTCGCCAGCACCTGGACTATGAGTGAGAAGGAAGAGAGTGTGGCGCTGTGGGCGTTCGCGCACCGGCAGCCAGCCGGACGCCTGACGACCACGCTTCCGTCGGCGGAGGGATTGCACCTGCCCCTCGTGGCCGGAGAGCGGGCCGTGGGGGTGCTGAGTCTGCGCTTCCGCGACGCGGTGCCGCTGTCGCCCGCCCAGCGGGATTTGATGGACACGTTCGTCCGGCAAATTGCCTTGGTGCTCGACCGGCAACGCCTGCGGGATGCGGAGCAGGAGGCCAAGTTGCTGGCGGAATCCGAGCGTCTGAGCAAAACGCTGCTCAATTCAATCTCGCATGAAATGCGCACGCCCATTGCCGCCATTACCAGCGCCGCCAGCAGCCTCAGCGAAAGCGGGGGCGGTGGGAGCCGGGAATTCCAGCAAACCATGACCGGCGAGATTCAGGAGGCGGCTGGTAGATTGAATCGGCTGGTCGGAAACCTGCTCAACATGACGCGGCTGGAAGCGGGTTATGTCAAAGCCAGACTGGACTGGTGTGATGTGCACGATTTGATCCAGGTCACCATCAAAGAAATCCAAAAGGACATGGCGCAGCACTTGGTCACGGTGGAAATCCCTTCTGGGCTGCCGCTCGCGCGCATGGACTTTGTGTTGTTGCAACAGGCGCTCACCAACCTGCTGCTGAACGCGGCGACCCATACGCCGCCGGGAACGGCGGTCCAAGTCCATGTATCCACGGA